The following coding sequences are from one bacterium SCSIO 12741 window:
- a CDS encoding DinB family protein: protein MKNQEVKKDPEFLKYVLELNGDTPLEEALQISLNHIDELDLVQLNRIGLKVYEADKWTINRILQHLIDWERIWCFRAILFARREGSIPEGHDQEIMGNHSNADELPIEQLVEELRIVRQSTMAMFRSFNSEILETNCVFFEYEMPLSAIGLTITAHQIHHFKVIKERYMPLIS, encoded by the coding sequence ATGAAAAATCAAGAAGTAAAAAAGGACCCTGAGTTTTTAAAATACGTTTTGGAGTTAAACGGCGATACACCGCTCGAAGAAGCCCTGCAAATAAGCCTGAATCATATTGATGAACTGGATTTAGTCCAACTTAATCGCATAGGTTTGAAAGTATACGAAGCTGACAAATGGACTATAAACCGCATACTGCAGCACCTCATTGACTGGGAAAGAATCTGGTGCTTTCGAGCCATACTCTTTGCCCGCCGAGAAGGAAGCATACCGGAAGGTCATGATCAGGAAATCATGGGCAATCATTCCAATGCGGATGAACTACCGATAGAACAATTAGTAGAGGAACTTCGAATCGTTCGTCAATCTACCATGGCGATGTTCAGGTCCTTTAATTCGGAAATCCTCGAGACTAACTGCGTATTTTTTGAATATGAAATGCCATTATCTGCCATTGGCTTGACGATAACGGCCCATCAAATTCATCATTTCAAAGTGATTAAGGAACGATATATGCCCTTGATCTCTTGA